The sequence CATCTCCTGTAActttaatttcagctttctaTGAACAAGTAGCAGGTAAATTGATTTGTACTTAGTCCCTTAGGCTTATTAATATTGTGCTACATCCAAAGCCTATTAAAGCCTCTTGTGTCAAGGGATATACCAGTGAGGTCCTAAAAATTGATGAAGCCCCCACTGCAACTATGATATTATTGTAAACCTAAAGTTCTTTGTATAAGCAATTTCATTTCTGCTAGTGGTAACTTCACTTTCCAGAACTAGGCACTGTAAAATCTGTGGGATAACATTGCGGGCATATTTTTTAAGACAGTTATCATTTTTATTTACCCTGTTAATGTTCTGTCTGTTCCCCTGTTTTCATGCCAATAGGGTATCCCCACTTGGTTTACTGATGCTGATAAATCTAAAGCTTTGGAGATACCCACTTCTGCCACAGATCTTGAATACAGGGGACAGAAGAGAGATACTGTCTGCATACCCCTCATTGTGTCTGCAGAATAGTAGGCATTTCCAGGGAGCGATTCATCTGACCAAATGTAGGAATTCAGTTCTAGAAGTGGaatcactcacacacacaccatCCATTGACACTAGAGgagtcatacaatcatagaataccaggttggaagggacctcaaggatcatctggtccaacctttcttggaaAAAGCACTGTCTAggcaagatggcccagcaccttcttcagctgaatcttaaaagtgtctgaTGCTGGGGAAAGCCCAAGGGGAGTAATTCAGATGGAGCCTCCTGAACTATAGATGCCTACAGTGAGTCAGATTAATTCCTACTTACTGCATCCTCACAGCAGCTTCACACTCCACATAAGGCATTTTCCTAGGAATGTCCTGTTCTGGTGCTTTTTATTGTGTGCTTCTTTAATGTTTGGTGTACTCTTGGAGTCATGTGAATATAGAATCAGGTCAGTATTATGTACTTGTACAGAATCACAGCTAAAGAGTTTATAAGCATATCCCAGTTGTAttcaaaaagtgttaaaaaattcACCCAAGttaaataaacttgaaaatatttcatgtttttttagGATTCTTAACTCAATATCATCTGGAGGGAAGGGGATACTGCTTGTAGATTTTAAAAATGGACTTTTCAGAGATTCCTCTCTTTTATAGAATTCTACTTTTCAtggtagaaaagggaaaaaaggaagaggctCTGGGAAGTAAGGAACCACAGTGTTCTCTGCATAACCACACCTGGAACTTGGATTATTTACTTTCCTTCACTAGGAGTACTTCCATTCACCATTTAGTCCTATGCGTATTTGGATTACCTATGGAAATTTTTGTCCAGTCAATACAATGCTAGCCTTAGTCCAGGAGACAGGAAAAATCTACTCAGAATCCCTTCCTCTTCCCAGGTTTTACTTCCACATTCATTACAACCAGACTTTCTTAATTAGAACACAGCATGAAATGGCAGCTTGCAAATACAGAGCAGTACTGCAGTTGCATGGATCCTGCTATTTGTTGAATGTCTCCTAAGAAATATTCAGTGCCCTGAACTCCTGAAATTGAGTACACCTATGGAGGCAGGGCCAGGTTGCCTCCAAACTCCTCTGGGTTACTAGAAGCTTGAAAGAAatctatttgttttcctttatgttCTCTAATTTCTCCTCATTTTGTAATGAACTTTTAGCTCCAATGAGttcaaccaaaccaaaccattgaTTTGAAAGAAAGCTAGTGAGACTTTGACCTGCATTCCTGCAGTATCtataccccttttttttttttgtagtgtcaGATTCTGTTCTCATTCTGGCCACTGCAACATGCCCATTGCAACATACGAACATCTTATGATGCATGGGCTATCAAGTAATTCAAGTTGTGATGTCTGGCTGTGAGATACTGCTCACGTTTTATGACTGACAATACATTTAACCGGTCTCTTTCCTCTAGGTGTGATTGCTGCAGTGGTATTTGTCCTCATTTGCCTGCTGGTGGTGATGGTCCGGTACATGTATAGGCATAAGGGCACCTACCACACCAACGAGGCAAAAGGAACTGAGTTTGCTGAAAGTGCAGATGCCGCTTTGAAAAATGACCCCGCTCTCCAGGAAGCAGTGGATGAGAGCAAAAAGGAATACTTCATCTGAAAGGCAAGATTTTCCATGGAGGCTTCCCCAAGGGAATAAATCAGAAATGCTACATCAACAGAAGTGCTAAGAGGTGGATAATATGAGGATACAGGCAAGCATCCTGattgaaaagtatttctttactTTTGTTGTGACtgggttgtttcttttcctctaccGGTGAAGAACTAAATGGCAGACACTTGCCTGTTGATTTTATTAGCAACACAGCTGGTCACAGTTGAAATCAATATCAGATAAGAGGAAACAAAATCTCTGTATGAGTGATACACCAAAACCAGATAAAGATAGCAAATGTCAAGACTTGACATTTGGTGAAAATAGCAGATGCCAATGGAAAACATCCTCTTAGAGTTAATGATGCATCTTATGCTGATATGATACAGATCTACCTGAAATTGAATTTCAAATGGTCACAGAACAAATATTAAACTAGATAAAGCTGATGTAGCTGTAACAAAAATAGCTTTGTAGCCCAGATATCTACCCCTTCCCCTTAAATGTGCTGTTTTTATTGGCACAggggagtttgttttgtttggggatttagattgggatttttttaattttttgaatattatatatataaaagtcaaagacacttcaaagaaataaaactgttggaaaacatggaaaatgtgaaatgaagaatttatttctaaCTTGCTCTGCATGGCAGCTTGAGAACTGCAAATTGTTGGCCTTTACAGTGTAGTACATAATAGTCAGTAGACTTACAAATATGATTCCAATTAGTTGGTAGGTTCCCTGCATGCATGCGTAAAGTAGACAGATATTAAAAGTAAAGCATCTTGGTTTGAACAAGCCTTTTTAAACAATGGAGCTCAGCTAGATTTTTTCAAGTAAGATTTTTTTGCctgagtatttatttatttattttgcattggaAAATTCTCTTGAACGCCCACTAGCAGAATTTTGGATTTTTGCAGGGAGGGGAATTCAGTTCAGGTGCAGATACTGATAAATACATTACAAATGCAACAATAAGACTGCCAGTATGAAGAAGGTTGCTCATCTGCATCCCACTGGCTTGTATTGATGTCTCCCTCCGTATGGCCTCTGTATAGAATTTACATCATGCTAGGTAAGAGAATTACACAGACCATCAAtgctttattataaataaataaatagattagtCATGGTGGGTCACATGAAAAGATCTTCTTCCTCGCCTAAGAATCAATGGTGATGAGTTTCTTTACCCCAGTAAGTTGGTTTCCTAATTGAAACCCACAATTAGCTCCGGAAATAGGATAATTGTTCTCTGCACCTGCTTATCCCCAGCTGTGATGGTGCCCTGGACTACTGAAAATAGAGTGGAAGAAAAACACGATAACAAATAAGACACTGATGAGCTCTGCTCAACTTAAtatgttttttcctgtgttttcatctatgtatgtgtgtatatatatataaagtcatCTACAACTGTGCTTTCAAGACATTGTTGCTGGTCACTTGTGCTCACTTCTTGGCGCTAAAGCTTGGAAAGCTCCTGGACTCCAGTATTCATTATTGATATTGGCCACAAAAGTGCTGTAAGAGAAGAcagatctgaaaaagaaaagactctGAGGAACTTAGTGTAGAAACAGggtatttttgtcttttcaatcACAGTCTCAGTCTTCTCTCAGTAATTGAAGGAGATGGAcgctgaattatttttaaaatcctgataGATTTGATTTAGAATCTTAAATCACCATGTGTTTGCATTTTAACCAAAGAATATCAAAATTGTGCCAAATTTACTATATGCTTAAGATATTTTTTGTAACATACCATTGTACAAACACATTGTATTCTGTTGCTATTGCAGTATAAAATGCACAAAACCCAGCACTAGCAGAGCTCAAATGTTTTGATATTATGCACCTCACTGTTTCCTTCTAAGATACATTACTATTTTAATCTTTTTACTACTTTTGAAAAAGgaacctgttttatttttctaagacaAGTGTTGGAAAAATTCACTAATCTTAGCTGTAATACTGAGTTTGTAAAACTGAAGACCCCTGACCCCCCAGttcaataaaaatgtaattatttcctCTAAGGAGAGGGTAAATGGGGTGACTTGAGCTCTGCTGCATCTCCCACGCAGAGCGTGGGAACACAAAAAACTTTCCTTGAGTGCTAGGAGGACCTTTAGAGGACTACCAGCCTTTTGTCCCCCTTCATATGCTCGGAACCAAAAATGCAAGTTTGGCCGTTAAAGAAAATTGACTTCAGAGGAAAGTGTGAGGGACATGGGGAATAAATTTCTGTCTCCCTCCCCAGTCATGAAAATCTGGTTTTTGCAACTTCAACCTGCTGATTATAGTTAGACAACTGTCTCATATCTGATATGCAAGAGACTCTGAACTAttgtttttggtgtgtgtgtgagtCTTTTAATTATGGGGTGGATTGAGACAGACTAACTGTCCACATTGGAACTACAGAGGCCAGATTTTCTGGTGGTATGACATGAGTTCGGTGGAGCCCAGCCAATTCTTACCAGTTCAGTCAACACCGGACTTCACGTCATTGCTTCCCCTAGCTCTGAACTTAATGCAACTACTGGTCTTTGGCTATATTCCTTCTTAGTAGCTTaattaaatctctttatcccATTTTCCCTATTCATCTAGGCTGACAAACAGTCTAAGTGTACAGCAACAGCTTCCCTATTGGTAATGAGTCACTTTGAATATTTTCAGAGCAGTGACTCTGGCAAGAGCTATGGTTTcagttagattatttttttacagtgtaCTTTGAGGTTCCAGGGCTTTGTGTGTTTAGAAATTACTCAAGCACGCTGAACAGAGAGAAGAGATGGTTTGtggagattttcttttatttggtttttttaggaCAAATTTTGCTTTGTAATGAAGAAAGCTCATGACATCTCATGACTGGCAGACTCTAACGGCCTGATTCTGCGATTTTTTATTCATACAATAAGTCTAGTGTCTTGAGTCATTCAATTTAGTTGTAGAAAGAGTGTGTTACAAACTTCCTATAACTTCTAGGACTAATTAGCAAAACATCCTTCTGCAAGCAACATGCTGTGCTAAAACAAACATTGGGTACAATGCTGAGAGGTCTTGGTTGGCAGCCATAGCTTTTCATCACCGatgatgaaattatttttacaatttgCTTCCTGAATAGACAATTAAGggaacagtttcttttttcccctcatacttTTATCCCAGGTCCTTCCACTGCTGTGGCCCATTGTTCTGCAGCTCTCTGGTGCTCCATCTCCCCAACCGTGACTACCATTCTTGTCTGCAGTCCCCCAGGCTCCCAGCTGGTTCCCCACTACCTTCCCTATGGTGAAGGATTGGCCATTtactttatgcatttatttatttatttatatcaaaGAAAATACTCTCTGCTCTCCAAGAACCAATTTTCAAAGGTTTTAGCTTTTGACTTCCAATCCTGTGTCAAATTTGATGAAACCTGCCCAACCTGACCTGAGACTGATTTACAGATTGATCGCATGTGCcatgttttcacagaaaacaagTCTAAAAATATTACTGCAGTCTCTCTAGTTAATTAAATGTATTGCTATAAATCTCTAGTGTTCACCAAACAAAGGAGCAGAATGACAGTCCCTCAAGCAACTCAGTGTCGTCCTGATGCCTTAATGCCCTGTGAAAGCTTGTTGAATCCCACTTTGCACAGAAAGCCGCTGGCCCATGTTTAGAAGCATAAGTCATTTCAATGATGTACAAGAAAGTTGTACATCAAAATGACCAATATTTGCTGGAGTCGGAAGAGAGAGGATAAATATGATCTTGTAGGAACACAAGACATCTTTTAAGGATATATGGAAATGA comes from Numenius arquata chromosome 3, bNumArq3.hap1.1, whole genome shotgun sequence and encodes:
- the GYPC gene encoding glycophorin-C gives rise to the protein MSYQNNATSQPHGDIESPTAGADVAVIGGVIAAVVFVLICLLVVMVRYMYRHKGTYHTNEAKGTEFAESADAALKNDPALQEAVDESKKEYFI